The Chiloscyllium plagiosum isolate BGI_BamShark_2017 chromosome 6, ASM401019v2, whole genome shotgun sequence sequence TTGTGGAAATTTGTAAATTTCATCAGATGCATAAAGTGGGATACGTAACTCCATGTTATGTACGCTATGGGCACCAAACGTTCACAGATTGAACATCCCTGAGGAAACTTCTCCATCATACCATCTGCTTTCTCGACAAAAAaactcaaagaactgtggatgctggaaatcagaagcaaaaatagaaattattggAAAGACTAAGCAAATCCGGCAGATTCTGTGGCGAGAAAGCaatgttaacttttcaggtccactgacccttcttcagagaacagagaaattaactcaactttctctccacaggtgctaccaaacctgctgacttttgccagcaatttgtttttgtttgcttccTCTTCCTTGacaaacatttttattaaaaagaagTCAAGTTGGGTCAGTACTTCGGATCAATAACCTTCCACACACCCCACAAAAGTCATTAGCTAAAATATTGACCTGTCCTCATGACCTACTAAATGGATTCCAGCTGTTTACAGTTTCAGTTTGTCAAATTTGATCATAAAAACAATTGTTAAAACAGTGAAACCTTTAAAATAATGGTGCTTACTTTGCATGCAGCTGAGGAATGTAAAGAAGCAAACATGGATGAAAAGGCACCTGATGGGGAGGAGGTCGAAGATGATGATGATACTGATCCAATCACAGAGGTTCGGTTTGTGCCACTGGATAAATCAGCACGTGAGTATAAAGTTGGAGCAAAAGCCCTTTTCTTTTTCCAATTCTGAAGATGAGTCACatcggactcgaaacattaattctctctTTCTTGCCATGTATGCTACAGGCCTGCTGAGTTGCGTATGCTACAGGCCTGctgattttctctttctttgaggtCTTTTACCCCATTCCTTTTGATGTCCATCCTATATGGAGAAGTCTTTCTGCCACATCCCCTAAACAGGCTTGTCACTAGTTTGAACCAGTCTTACCCACCTCTGCCCTGCTATGTGGTCAAGAGCTTAACTTTATTTTTTACATTGTTTTTCCAATCTTTTAGCTGCTTTAAATCcctttgattagatttcctacagtgtggacacaggccctttggcccaaccagtccacaccgaccctccaaagagtaacccacccagacccatttcccctctgactaatacatctgacactatgggcaatttagcatggctaattcacctgacttgcacatctttggactgtgggaggaaacccacacagacacggggagaatatgcaaactccacgcagtcacccgaggctggaatcgaacctgggaccctggtgctgtgcggcagcagtgctaaccactgagcaactgtgctgcccagtccattgtgtctgcgcTTGTTCTTTAACGGCATATTTTCAACTCGTCCCTCTACCATGGTCTCTCCTCATATTCCTATACCTCTGCTTCGCATCCTAAAATTAAAGTATGTGGTGATATTTGTCCTGATCAGTCTCTGCAGCAAAGCGCTCTATTCTTCAAGCCTCCACATAAAATAAATATCTCCTAATTCTTTGGTTGACTTGTGCTACCATTTTCAATGGATGTCTGCAAGTCCATAACTCCTGAAATGGAGAAATTTGCCTTTATGTGCTTACTCTATCATTAGCTAATCACAACTTTAAAAATGTCTATTAcaaagaaattgcatttatagAATGTATTTTACATTCCCATGTCTTCCCAAATTATTTTTCTAGCTGATTAAGAACTTTTAAATATAGATACTATCATTAACTAGGCAAAGATCGAACAGCTAGTCTGCCAAACAGAGTTACACAAAGAGAAACAAACTGGACAACGAGATAACTaatacaaaagtaaaatattgcagatggtAGAAatccaaaatttttaaaaaatgtcggAAATACtcaagtcatagattcatacagagCAAGAAGCATCTGCGGAGAGATACAGAGTTAACATGTCAGGTTAAAACgttagcattcctgaagaagggctaatgcccgaaacgtcgattctcctgttccctagatgctgcctgacctgctgcgcttctccagcaacacatttccatctctgatctccagcatctgcagacctcattttctcttcaaaggttAAAACGTTAGCACTGTTTCCCTccgttgctgccagatctgttgaatttctccaacattttctgttgtctttatttcaatgagccattaGCTTGTCATTGTCACACTGGTGTACCTTGGACTATGCTGTGTGCGAGTTGACTGCTGTGGTTCCTGAAGTACTTAATTGGATGTAACACGCTTTGAGAAGTGCTGAAAGGTTCcatgtaaatgcaaattatttactGTTCCTTTGCAGTGGAGCCGATGTTTACTGCAATGTGTGACTGCCAAGCCCTACACCCTGACCCAGATGACACTGACTCTGAGAATGATTTTGAAGAGGATGACGAGGAGGGAGAGGAGTATGACGTGGAGGCACATGGTAAGTAAATACTTCCTTCAAGAAAACCAGGTATTTTAGTAATCGAACCAGAAGTATAATTTTCTCTGACTTGTCATTTATGaggatttaaagaataaaaaccTGGTAGGATGCAACTTATTGTTTAGCCTTGTCTCATGTTTGTAGCCAGTGCTGTATTATGGAGGCTTGTTACATTTTGGACTATCATTTGCTGAAACCTTTAAAAGGATTTTTAATTGTCCTTTGGATTTCAAATGTGAGCTGTGTTGCTTTGCATGTGCTGCACTGTGGCAGTAAATTACACAAAGTAGTTGGGGTTATGGGTCTTTCTGTCACCCTTTCCACTCTGCCACATTCAACTGTAGCTCAAGGGGTAGCCCTCTCACCTGTGTTGCTCTTTCTGGAAGTTGGCAATCTGTTAATTGGCTGCCAAGTTTCCTGATTTGCAACCATAACTCTGTATGGATATAAAATGCTACAGAAATGCAGACCTGTCTGCCTGGTGTGTTATATCTGCAACCAATGTTGTCCATTGTCCACCTTGGTTATAGCAGAGTTTTGCTCAAAGGCTGAATTTTCAGCCAGCAGTGGATAGTGAGGCAAGAGCAAAGGCACCAAttacaaagaccattccctcattCACTCCGAAAGTGAGTTTCTCTCGGAAGTTCAGTATTTTCCACGGTGCCTGAGTTCACTCTGCCAATGTGGTACATCTGATGAGTTGGTCAGTAAGAGTCTGTTGTCTGGCCTGTATTCAGTGGGTTAGCCTCCAGTGGGGAGCTGGTTGGAGAACTGCAGTCAAACAAATAACTTCCACAAAGCCAATTTTTAAGTGACATCTAGAAACAAAATTCTAGAAATACGCAGCAGGCATCTTTAAGGGACAACTGCAAACTAATGTTATGGAAAACTGAACAATACATGTCAACATagatgttgggggtgggggggggttggtaAAAATATGAAGGCAGCAGCTCCAGTTCTAGACAGGAACTTGGAGGCATGCAGATTGCTTCATGGTTCACTGTTAGATTGTCCCTTAATCCCCAGTACCTTTTGTccctcttgtttttgtttttcatcaCCGTTCCTTTTTTGTTGGTCTTGGGTTTGTCTGCAGTTTAGAGCACAATGGATGTTTTGCTAGCAAGTTCAATGAAAGCTCAATTGAGGGAGGAATTCCAATCAGGCAAGAGACAACACCAACTGTTGTTTCTGAGTGAGTGGGTTATGTGGTGAACTGTTGGCAGCTTTTACTGACTGTCGTGCCGTTGACGAGAttgatttcttttttcttctttgtcCCCTTGCAGGGCTGCCTGGCTTTCTGCCTCAACCCATTGCTCTGAGTTCTGACTGTCTGTATCAAAGATTTTGAATGGCAGCATAGTTTTATAATAATCATCTCAGTTTGCCAACGTATGGTCCACAAAGATACAAATAttacaggaagaaaactgaccagTTGTTGTTAAAGTGACTTGGAGTGGGGTGATGATCCCGGCACTGTGTTTAACCAAGGGGGCACTGAATTCTGTTTTTAAGTTCTTTTGTCCCTCAGGCAGCATTCATCCAAACCAAAAGCCCAAAGCTAGCTGGGTAGTCCAGGCTGAGTACCACCACATTGCAACAGTACTTCACTATTGAGCAGCCAGGGATTTAAGGATGGGGCAGGGAGAGAACAATTGTTCATAACTGTGGAACATGGATGAGAGCACCTTGAATAATGATTGGATAATTGTGTTTTTAAAGAATATTTGGATGTTTTTACTTCatacaattctttttaaaaagcctgCCTTTGCCAAAAAACAAGATTGCAGGACTTGTCAATCTGCAAGAGTGTGATTTCCTCTTTTGAAGTAAGAATACTTTTAACAGCAATGTTCGGTACTCATCGATTTTCTTACTAAACACAAACTGCTGCTCATTAGCAAATTAATTTCCCAAATAACTCAAAGCTGTTAAAAATGTCAGCGAATGCAGACAGTTGTGTATCATTGAGAATATTTACCATATGAAGTCAGAATTCAGGATTAGAACTTAAGATGAGAAGTTTCTTCCCTCAGAAGGTCAGGAAGCTTTGGTGTTTTTTATCCCAAACAGCCATGAAAGCTGAGTCTCAGAAAGCACCAAAGCTGAGTCAGAGAGATGTTTGAAATATTGGTGATTTGGGGGTTATGTAGagcaggcagggaagtggagctgGGTCCatggtcagatcagccataatccttcTGAATGGCAGAGCCATGACAGCTTCGATcttgactgagatgaggaatttcttctttaagGTTGtgtctttagaactccttgctacagagaacTGAGGCAGTGTCTTTGTATATATTTAATAAATAGATTCATCATCAATGGAGGAATCAAGgattggggaaaatgcaggaaagtggacataagAAATatcggatcaaccatgatcctattgaaaggtggaccccaccaccagagatctatttccctccccaccactatccatttccgtaaagaccattccctccatgactcccttgtcaggtccaggcctcaccaccatcaccaacaacaactcaccctcccctctcagcaccttcccctgccaccgcaggaattgcagaCTTGGGTTCATACCTTTCCCCTcgcctccgtccaaggccccaaaggagccttccacatccatcagagttttacctgcacttacacacgtgtcatttactgtatccattgctcccgatgcggtctcctctacattggagacaGGATGTCTATTTGCAGAGCGGTTCAGAGAATGTctttgggacacctgcaccaaccaatcccaccgtcctgtggccgaacacttcactccctaaccacctgatgcctgggggaagaacgcctcgtcttccgccttgggaccctccaaccacacgccatcaatgtggatttcaccagtttcctcatttcccctcccccatcttatccAAGTTCCACCCTTTCAACTCATCACCGCCCTCATGAcgtatccatcttccttcccacctatcccatccaccctccactctgacctatcccGATTTGTCCCGTCTCATCTATCTATCGCGCTCTGAGCTACTCTCCACCCCTttcccacccactccctcccttcTGTTTTATCTCACCATCCCCTTGGCGctcagccccattcctgatgaagggcctttgctgAGAATGTAGAGTtttctgctcctgggatgctgcctgacctgctgtgtttttccagcaccactctctcgactctaatctccagcatctgcacctcGCTGTAGAGGCTGAGTCAGTTTTTTTAACATTGAGAGAATAGAGATCagatatgatcttattgaatatctCAAGGTCTAACTGGTGTATTTTGCTCTTAATTTTCATTTTTGATACTTTGCTGAGGTTCCAGTGACTGCATGGTTTTTGCTTTCACTGTGATTTCAACCACAGGGTGGCAGTGTTTGATCAGAAACGGTTATTCTCTGGTAGTTTCTTGCCAGTAGAAATTCCTAATCTTTGTGCAATTCGAAACAGTTAGTGTCAACCCCAGTGACTTATATGGCTTGTTCATACTGCTTCCATAGTAGTGTTTAAAACAGTCACCCTATCTCCTGTTCTCTCAAATCTAAGATATTCACAAAAGAACCAGATGGGCAATGAGGATATCCTTTCCTCAAATTGTTGTGATCAGGAATTCAGTGGCAGAGAGGATAACGAAATATTCAGAACTAACTTTCAATGTGGAATTGAACATGTACTTGAGAAAACTTTCTGAGCTACAGCGTGAGGCTTATTGGATAGCTGTCTGATAAAACCACTAGAGGCTCAGTGGACTGAGTGTTGTAATCTTTGATGATAAGCTAAATACAGAGTCTTCAGACTGGTTTTGAGTAAAGAAAGAAGCCTTAATTTTGCAGACAGAATTAACAGATCAGAGAAATATCTCTATCATGATTTGAAGACGTAATTCTGGGCAGTCACTTTGCTGTTGAAACAGTCTCCAGTCTGTTATCTAGAATTAGCTACATGGGGCAGGTGATTGTGGCGTAGTGTAAATGTATCTGGTCTATTAACCCAGAGGCTCAGGTTAGGGCTGTAGGAACATCAAATCTCgccaatggaatttaaattaaatcaataaaatcTAAATTGTAAAAGTTCGTCCTAGTAATGATCTTGCAAACGATCATTAATTTTTTGGTTCACTTAGGTCCTGTAGGataagaaatctgccatccttgtctgggtctgatctacatgtgattccaaatctATAGCAATGcagttgtttggtatgcttgcctttactgatcAGTGCATAGAGTACAGGTGGTCATGTTGTAGcattacaggacattggttcggccacttttggaacactgcgtgcaattcttgtctcccagctgtaggaaggatgttgtgaaacctgaaagagtgcagaaaaggtttacaaggatgtatccaaggttggagggtttgagcaatagggagaggctgaggctgaggctgaataggctggggctattttccctggagtgtcagaggctgaggggtgaccttatagaggtttataaaattgaggggcaaggataggataaatacgcaaggtcttttccccagggtggtgagtaggggggagggggagaagaagagtccaaaaccagagagcaTGGGCTTAAggtcagagaggaaagatttaaaagggaattgaagggcaacattttcctgcagagggtggtatgtggatggaatgtgctaccagaggaattggaggctggtacaattacaacatttaaaaggcactggatgggtgcatgaattggaagggtttagagggatatgggccaaatgctggcagatgagactagattaatttaggatatctaattTAGGCATAGACAAGtaggactgaagagtctgtttctgtgctatacatctttatgactccaaGACTTAACAGCCTTGTGAAATGGTACAGAGGGCTAATcatttcaaaggcaactaggggtgggcaacGAATGCTTGCTTTTCCAGAAATGCTTACATCCAATATAAGAATGAAGAAAAGTAAAGGTTCCCATGGACTGACACTGCGCTGCATGTTGGACAGTTTCCACATTGATTTAGAATTGGCAGCTTCCTGTAAGGATGTTACATGTAATTGCACATCATTGACAAAACCAATTTAtttttagagtcagagtcacacagcatggcaacggtccctttggtccaacttgtctgcttCAACTAGATaccccaatctgatctagtcccatttgctagcatttggcccatatccctctaaacccttcctattcctatacctgtccagatgccttttaaatgttgaaattgtacccacctccacgactttctctggcagctcatagcagatatgcaccactctctgcataagaAGGTCGCCCTcagatcatttttaaatctttcatctctcaccttaaacctgtgcccaatagttttggtctccctcacCCTTGTTAAAAGGTATTGTCTATTGACACTATCcctgccgctcatgattttataaacctctataaggtcactcctcggcctcccaatgctccagggaaataagtcccagcctattctgcccctccctataactcaaaccttccagtcccggcagcatccatgtaaatcttttctgcaccctctcaagtttatcAATATCCTTCCAATGGCAGGATGATTAAAATTGTactcagtattctaaaagtggcttcaccgatgtcctgtacagccacaaatgaCGTCCCTTCTCCTTGACTGTGTTCTGACCAATAACAGCAAGTGTGCCTAACACCACCTTCATCACCCCGTCtccctatgactccactttcaagtgcCTGCACCTTTGGGTCTCTTTGCTCAGTAATCCTGCTCAGCATccctccccaggaccctaccattgacGGTGTAAGTCCTGCTTTGGTTTGCCTGACCAAAATGTGACACCttgcgtttatctaaattaaacgcccaAAATAATAAAAGAGCCTGCTGACTATTTGGGCTTTTACTCCGTTCAGCATGTGCTACGCTGCTTTTACTGAAGCTTGTTGCACTTTTGAAAGCCAatcatccaattttgccttcattTCCAACAGAGCGAGGACAAGGAGATGTTCCCACCTTCTACACATATGAAGAAGGCTTCTCCCATTTGAACCCTGAAGGACAGGCAACTCTGCAAAGACTTGAAGGCATGTTagctcagtcagtcagtcagcagGCCTTTCATATGGCTGGTGTGCGGACCGAATCTTCAGTTGACAATGAAGGTGAAGTATCTCGACTTTTTTAAGCTTAAttctctattttaaaaaatagtggTTGAAAGCTGTGTCTGGTAGCATCACATCCAATATGACACTTCAGAATGAAGCTTAGGGTGTGTATGGGATGGGCACATCAACTTAAAATGGGCAGGCAATTACAAAGCTTGAAAATGCAATCAGTGAGGAGACAAGGAGGACTTTGGAGAACTGCTGAAATGGGTAGATgtgaaatttaatgcaaaaaaaaatgatatATCTTAGAAGAAAGAATGAGATGGGGCGAGACAAATAAATGGTATAATGTTAATGTGGTTGCAGAAATAGAGCAACACGAGGTGAGGGTTTCTATGTCCATGTATGTTTTGATGGTAACTGGACAATTAATATGATTCCTCAGCACCCCATCCTGTTCCCTAGCCAACACCGCGCTCTCAGCCTTGATGCAGTGCTCCAACAAAGCTCcccgcaagctggaagaacagcacttaATTTTCCACTAGGGAACTCTACAGCATTCTGGACTCTATCAAGTGCACCAATTTTAGGGTTTGAGCTTCTcctatgtccttaccccaacccccacactccAGGCATTGTCAtcacagtctgctattacacgcaatccattgttagccacgAACActattaatagctattcaccctcctagccggATCATTATTTGTTGGGCTTTATTCCTACTTGTCAGTTACTCCTTTACCACCACCAACATTTCCCCCCCCTGCCCCGCCCCGTCCAGCCCAAGCTgccaacagttctgaggaagagtcactggacctgaaatgttaactccaatgTCTTTccatagacgctgccagacctgctgacctttccagtaatttctattgtTAATATCATTATGGCTGGATCTCCAagttcagatcattaatataaattgaaaAGAGCTGTGGCTGTCGTGCAATACTGTTTATACCCAGTCAGTCTGGAAAAATAACCATTAAGCAAAAcattctgctttctatttctcaGCTAAATTCATATATCCTTGCTGTCCATGTCTTTTTAATTACATGGGCTTTAATTTTAGTAATATGTCTATTACATGGAGCTTTATCAGTTGATATTGAAACATATATACAACAGGCACTGCACTACCTTTATGGATTGTTATCTTTCGGCACATCATGTGAGTTCTAGTTTTCTAAAATAGTAATCTAATTTGTTACCACTTTAATCCTGCTCTATCCAGTTATCTCTGCATAtttttccctttttgaatataaTCTAACTTCCGAGTGAGTAGTTCAGGGTTGTAAATGGCATGGGAGGAATGGAATAAGATGGAGGTGGTAGAACGGGTGACATGGAGATAACGTGAGGATCGATAGGAATGGGATGAGTATATAGCATTAGTGACATGGCATGGGATGGGGATTTAAAGAAGCATCAAAGAAAGAAAGATCCTGATTTCACTGCGCATGTTTTGCAGTCTCTGCTCGTATATTGTACATAAAAATGCACAGATATAGATTATTTGGGGGAGTTACCTGTGACACGCTATTTCTTGTGGAATGTATTTTATCACATGCCAAGTGTATTGTAACCCTATACCAAACCCATAATTGTCTGTGTGACTGCTGCATCTCACTGCTAACCACGTAACCTGTTTTTACTGCCTTCATACCTGTGAAATCTACTGGTTgactgttacttcatcaaagaacacaGTTCTTTCACTACTCTAAGTTGGCGCAATACGCTAGTCTCCCCATGATTATTGCTAATCTTTTTTCAGCCAAGTTCTTTGCCCCAATTTTCTCCTCTTCAGTCCCCTACTGCACACTCTGTATTTGGTATGATTTTGTGCTGTATTTTGAACTTTTTTTCATAAGCCTcgtttttgtgtttcattgagaTCTCTCAATCTTTAGTCATCGAAGCAGCTGCAGCTTTGATTGTCCTTTTCTCCTTCAAAGGTATGTGTTAAAGCAAGAATATCCCACTGTTGGTGTGATGAGGCTTTATGTTTTAGTTTGTTCCTTGTTAGATCCATTGTGGAGCTACTGAGCTGGGTGTAATAACGGTGAGGTAAATTTGATTATGGATGTTGCTGACCTTTGCTGTCTGTCTGCCAGCTTCATGCCAGTTACAAGTGCTGAGCCAAGGTTAAACTGTAACACAAACTGTGCTTTCTCCCTACTGTTCTTTATTTCTGTAAATGGAAACCTTTTTCTTATTCACCCTGAAGTAACCAAATGCCTTTGGAATACTCATCATGCTGATCTAAAGTGAGGTCTGTCAGTATGTTTTGAACATGGGAGCCACAGGGAACTGGAAGTACAAAGTATTAaccaccaggagtgtgtcagatCAAGCAATGATCTAAATAATGCTTATTAGGAATTGAAGTGCGATACTCAGTCCCTCGAACCTGATCACTATTCAGTTAGATCACCTCCAACTTCATACtgcctaaatttaaaaaaaaactcatcaatTTCAGTCACGAAAAACCcatttaatctccagcatcactgCTTTctgggagagagaattccagatttcttctTCAATTATGTCAGCAAGGGATTCCTGGTGTCAGTTGTAAAGACAacaaacatgtcagccatgattttaatgaTTGGTAGATCAA is a genomic window containing:
- the clns1a gene encoding methylosome subunit pICln isoform X3; the protein is MVFLRCFPPPAEGVRLQQPEIAAVLDGKGLGTGTLYIAESRLSWFDGSGMGFSLEYPTISLHAVSRDVTVYPQEHLYVMVNAKLGAEECKEANMDEKAPDGEEVEDDDDTDPITEVRFVPLDKSALEPMFTAMCDCQALHPDPDDTDSENDFEEDDEEGEEYDVEAHERGQGDVPTFYTYEEGFSHLNPEGQATLQRLEGMLAQSVSQQAFHMAGVRTESSVDNEDWPQSKGISNL
- the clns1a gene encoding methylosome subunit pICln isoform X2; translation: MVFLRCFPPPAEGVRLQQPEIAAVLDGKGLGTGTLYIAESRLSWFDGSGMGFSLEYPTISLHAVSRDVTVYPQEHLYVMVNAKLGAEECKEANMDEKAPDGEEVEDDDDTDPITEVRFVPLDKSALEPMFTAMCDCQALHPDPDDTDSENDFEEDDEEGEEYDVEAHERGQGDVPTFYTYEEGFSHLNPEGQATLQRLEGMLAQSVSQQAFHMAGVRTESSVDNEDGMEVDVAPVEAGQFDDADVEH
- the clns1a gene encoding methylosome subunit pICln isoform X1, with translation MVFLRCFPPPAEGVRLQQPEIAAVLDGKGLGTGTLYIAESRLSWFDGSGMGFSLEYPTISLHAVSRDVTVYPQEHLYVMVNAKLGAEECKEANMDEKAPDGEEVEDDDDTDPITEVRFVPLDKSALEPMFTAMCDCQALHPDPDDTDSENDFEEDDEEGEEYDVEAHERGQGDVPTFYTYEEGFSHLNPEGQATLQRLEGMLAQSVSQQAFHMAGVRTESSVDNEDGMEVDVAPVEAGQFDDADVEHW